A part of Nocardioides sp. WS12 genomic DNA contains:
- a CDS encoding alpha/beta fold hydrolase, producing the protein MSSAPLTTTLSTAARNAWAISPFGDGVEQYDGLPTTVLSDEPHRRLSRYDRATSATAPRPVLLVPPLAVSARCFDLRPGQSLAAHLVDADRATYLIDYGSIGFADRAMGFETWIDDILPTAIHAVLADHDADAVDLVGWSLGGTMSLLTAAAHPDLPIGSLTAFGTPIDYRQIPAVQPLITADRLLGSRAMVVPTAVLGGVPRHLVRASYRAMAPRRELTKAVHLARHLLDTEALARTTAIDDFIGEMPGYPGRAYHQIHTRLMARNELHSGVVHLSSDRAVHLDAITAPVLFVGSETDNIANGPAVRAGVDVVPGARYAAADGLSHLGLVAGPRAAQLSWTAMDDFLAEVAEELLV; encoded by the coding sequence GTGTCCTCCGCTCCCCTGACGACCACGCTCAGTACCGCTGCCCGCAACGCCTGGGCGATCTCGCCCTTCGGCGACGGCGTCGAACAGTACGACGGCCTGCCGACCACCGTCCTCAGTGACGAGCCGCACCGCCGGCTGAGCCGCTACGACCGCGCCACGTCCGCCACGGCGCCCCGTCCCGTGCTCCTGGTGCCGCCCCTCGCCGTGTCCGCGCGTTGCTTCGATCTCCGACCGGGCCAGAGCCTGGCCGCCCATCTCGTCGACGCCGACCGGGCGACGTACCTCATCGACTACGGCTCCATCGGCTTCGCGGACCGCGCGATGGGCTTCGAGACCTGGATCGACGACATCCTGCCCACCGCGATCCACGCGGTGCTGGCCGATCACGACGCCGATGCCGTCGACCTCGTCGGCTGGTCCCTCGGCGGCACGATGAGCCTGCTGACCGCGGCCGCCCACCCCGATCTGCCGATCGGCTCGCTGACGGCCTTCGGCACCCCGATCGACTACCGGCAGATCCCCGCCGTGCAGCCGCTGATCACTGCCGACCGGTTGCTCGGATCACGCGCGATGGTGGTGCCGACGGCAGTCCTGGGCGGCGTGCCCCGCCATCTGGTCCGCGCCAGCTATCGGGCCATGGCGCCGCGTCGCGAGCTGACCAAGGCCGTCCACCTGGCGCGGCACCTCCTCGACACCGAGGCGCTGGCCCGGACCACCGCGATCGACGACTTCATCGGCGAGATGCCCGGCTACCCGGGCCGCGCCTACCACCAGATCCACACCCGGCTGATGGCGCGCAACGAACTCCATTCCGGCGTGGTCCACCTGAGCAGCGACCGCGCGGTCCACCTCGACGCCATCACGGCGCCGGTGCTGTTCGTCGGCAGCGAGACCGACAACATCGCCAACGGCCCGGCCGTGCGCGCGGGCGTGGACGTCGTACCCGGGGCGCGTTACGCGGCCGCAGACGGACTCAGCCACCTCGGCCTGGTCGCCGGACCGCGCGCCGCCCAGCTGAGCTGGACGGCGATGGACGACTTCCTGGCCGAAGTGGCTGAGGAACTTCTCGTCTGA
- a CDS encoding TetR family transcriptional regulator, giving the protein MTETRVERKEKTRRAILDAALGLSADTTLVALSLRQVAKEVGIVPTAFYRHFPSIDDLGLALVEESLDTLRTLLRELRHTVGNDARSIIDGSVTVLVDQVRQHHAHFGFIARERFAGPPPVREAIARGIELAERELATDLAHLPGTDSWSEEDLQTLSSLIVGAMVTTAERLLTAGPGSPAERKIADSTRAQLRMMLIGAKHWRSDR; this is encoded by the coding sequence GTGACCGAGACCCGCGTGGAGCGCAAGGAGAAGACGCGCCGCGCGATTCTGGATGCGGCCCTGGGGCTGTCGGCAGACACGACCCTGGTCGCCCTGTCCCTGCGGCAGGTCGCCAAGGAGGTCGGCATCGTGCCGACCGCGTTCTACCGGCACTTCCCCTCGATCGACGACCTCGGCCTGGCGCTGGTGGAGGAGTCCCTCGACACCCTGCGCACCCTGCTGCGCGAACTCCGGCACACCGTCGGCAACGACGCACGCTCGATCATCGACGGATCGGTCACCGTGCTGGTCGACCAGGTCCGCCAGCACCATGCGCACTTCGGCTTCATCGCACGGGAACGGTTTGCCGGTCCCCCGCCGGTCCGCGAGGCGATCGCCCGCGGGATCGAGTTGGCCGAACGCGAACTGGCCACCGACCTCGCTCACCTGCCGGGCACGGACAGCTGGTCCGAGGAGGACCTCCAGACGCTGTCCTCGCTGATCGTCGGCGCGATGGTGACGACCGCAGAGCGGCTGCTCACGGCCGGGCCCGGCTCCCCCGCGGAACGCAAGATCGCCGACAGCACCCGTGCCCAGCTCCGGATGATGCTGATCGGCGCGAAGCACTGGCGCTCGGACCGCTGA
- a CDS encoding ferredoxin reductase, translating to MSAILRSRLVGALASPHGVDRYLERFNPMWAAHEVRARIVSIHRETDGDAPVATLTLQPTSTWRGHQAGQHVLVGVEIPGVAKRYTRAFSISSAASGKGERFTLTIRAHDEGQVSSYLVREAAPGQIIHLSQAQGEFTLVESPATPTISRLLFITGGSGITPAMSMIRTLLRDGYQRDGVAHAGRKVTFLHFARSAEDQIFADELAEIAAADNGIDVHLRYGDQVFSEFELRRLVADYRDTDTWLCGPPGLVELVKAAYDDSTRLRMEFFKPAVARAARPGEEIEGDIAFTRSGKTVAASGASILEQAEQAGLTPEFGCRMGICFSCTRTKTVGTVRNILTGEESAVPDEEVRICVTAAAGDCHIDL from the coding sequence ATGTCCGCGATCCTGCGTTCCCGGCTCGTTGGCGCACTCGCCAGCCCGCATGGTGTCGACCGCTACCTCGAACGCTTCAACCCGATGTGGGCTGCCCACGAGGTCCGCGCCCGGATCGTGTCGATCCACCGCGAGACCGACGGCGACGCCCCGGTCGCAACCCTGACCCTCCAGCCCACGTCCACGTGGCGCGGCCACCAGGCCGGCCAGCACGTCCTCGTGGGCGTCGAGATCCCCGGCGTGGCCAAGCGCTACACCCGGGCGTTCTCGATCTCCTCGGCCGCGTCGGGCAAGGGGGAGCGGTTCACCCTCACGATCCGCGCTCACGACGAAGGCCAGGTGTCGTCGTACCTCGTCCGCGAGGCGGCGCCCGGTCAGATCATCCACCTCAGCCAGGCGCAGGGCGAGTTCACCCTCGTCGAGAGCCCGGCGACCCCGACCATCAGCCGCCTGCTCTTCATCACCGGCGGCTCGGGCATCACGCCGGCGATGTCGATGATCCGCACGCTGCTGCGTGACGGGTATCAGCGCGACGGTGTGGCCCACGCCGGCCGCAAGGTCACCTTCCTGCACTTCGCCCGCAGCGCCGAGGACCAGATCTTCGCCGATGAACTTGCCGAGATCGCCGCGGCCGACAACGGCATCGATGTCCACCTGCGCTACGGCGACCAGGTGTTCAGCGAGTTCGAACTCCGTCGGCTGGTGGCGGACTACCGCGACACCGACACGTGGCTCTGTGGCCCTCCGGGGCTCGTCGAGCTGGTCAAGGCGGCGTACGACGACTCGACCCGGCTGCGGATGGAGTTCTTCAAGCCCGCCGTTGCCCGGGCTGCCCGTCCCGGCGAGGAGATCGAGGGCGACATCGCCTTCACCCGCTCCGGCAAGACCGTCGCCGCCTCCGGCGCCAGCATCCTCGAGCAGGCCGAGCAGGCCGGGCTCACGCCCGAGTTCGGCTGCCGGATGGGCATCTGCTTCTCGTGCACGCGCACCAAGACCGTGGGCACCGTCCGCAACATCCTGACCGGCGAGGAGTCCGCTGTGCCGGACGAGGAGGTCCGCATCTGCGTGACCGCCGCCGCCGGTGACTGCCACATCGACCTGTGA
- a CDS encoding acyl-CoA desaturase has protein sequence MTDTIVETTNEKYHGLTHAEIDSLGAELDALRLRTIADLGEPDAEYLRKVVKAQRSFEIAGRALFYLPPAWPLAVASLSVSKILDNMEIGHNVMHGQYDWMGDPAFNSRQFDWDTMAPAENWKYGHNYMHHTYTNIVGKDRDVGYGILRMDEDQKWRPIYLGNPLYAFLLMTFFEWGVAVHDLEAEEVLAGRRPLFRGENAPIWRRLRKKMGKQILKDYVLFPLLTGPFFLSTLAGNFTANIIRNIWTFNIIFCGHFPAGVATFTEEETENETRGQWYLRQMLGSANITGSKLMHVMSGNLSHQIEHHLFPDIPARRYPEMAVEVQEICERYGLPYNTGSLPRQLFSVFKKIVRLAFPGGKTPAAPVRGPQAVIDDSLAA, from the coding sequence ATGACTGACACCATCGTGGAGACCACGAACGAGAAGTACCACGGCCTGACCCACGCCGAGATCGACAGCCTCGGCGCCGAGCTCGACGCCCTGCGCCTGCGCACGATCGCCGACCTGGGCGAGCCCGACGCGGAGTACCTCCGCAAGGTCGTCAAGGCCCAGCGCAGCTTCGAGATCGCCGGCCGCGCCTTGTTCTACCTGCCGCCGGCCTGGCCGCTGGCCGTCGCCTCCCTGAGCGTGTCGAAGATCCTCGACAACATGGAGATCGGCCACAACGTCATGCACGGCCAGTACGACTGGATGGGCGACCCCGCGTTCAACTCCCGCCAGTTCGACTGGGACACGATGGCGCCGGCCGAGAACTGGAAGTACGGCCACAACTACATGCACCACACGTACACCAACATCGTGGGCAAGGACCGCGACGTGGGGTACGGCATCCTCCGGATGGACGAGGACCAGAAGTGGCGCCCCATCTACCTCGGGAACCCGCTCTACGCGTTCTTGCTGATGACCTTCTTCGAGTGGGGCGTGGCGGTCCACGACCTCGAGGCCGAAGAGGTGCTGGCCGGTCGTCGCCCGCTCTTCCGCGGCGAGAACGCCCCGATCTGGCGCCGGCTCCGCAAGAAGATGGGCAAGCAGATCCTCAAGGACTACGTCCTGTTCCCGCTGCTGACCGGCCCGTTCTTCCTCAGCACCCTGGCTGGCAACTTCACGGCCAACATCATCCGCAACATCTGGACCTTCAACATCATCTTCTGCGGTCACTTCCCGGCGGGCGTCGCGACGTTCACCGAGGAGGAGACCGAGAACGAGACCCGCGGCCAGTGGTACCTGCGCCAGATGCTCGGCTCGGCCAACATCACCGGCAGCAAGCTGATGCACGTGATGAGCGGCAACCTGTCGCACCAGATCGAGCACCACCTGTTCCCGGACATCCCGGCGCGCCGTTACCCGGAGATGGCCGTCGAGGTCCAGGAGATCTGCGAGCGCTACGGCCTGCCCTACAACACGGGCTCCCTGCCCCGGCAGCTGTTCAGTGTCTTCAAGAAGATCGTCCGCCTCGCGTTCCCGGGCGGCAAGACGCCGGCGGCGCCCGTCCGCGGTCCGCAGGCCGTGATCGACGACTCGTTGGCTGCCTGA
- the ptsP gene encoding phosphoenolpyruvate--protein phosphotransferase, with product MVTTLHGTPVVPGLAYGPAQVTVSAVPEEAIRTYGDGGHADDVAALAAYDAAAAVVAEGFREKATTVDGATAGVLIASAGLATDRGLRGAVRKNLRAGEPLLTAVDRAVEQFVTVFTGMGGLMAERVTDLRDIRSRIIARLVGEPEPGVSMPTAPTILVAADLAPADTAGLDPALVIALVTERGGPTSHTAIIARQLGIPCVVGAAGVVAASAGRQLLVDGATGTIEVDPDPAASSARVAADASSRAALAEWEGPCRTADGHDVKLLANVADAASSAAAARGPVEGVGLFRTELSFLDRETEPSVEEQTLLYAEVLAPFARDGQHVVVRTLDAGSDKPIAFATHGDEENPALGVRGLRLSFTDQGLLDRQLDAVAAAAERTGTRTWVMAPMVATVDEARGFAAAVRSRGLEVGVMVEVPSAALLADRMLAEVDFLSIGTNDLTQYTMAADRMCSDLAHLTDPWQPAVLQLVALTAQAGQRAGKPVGVCGEAAADPLLACVLVGLGITSLSMAAAAVRPVGAQLATVTLDQCRKMADAALAAADPSAAREAARLVDTSGA from the coding sequence ATGGTCACCACGTTGCACGGCACTCCCGTTGTCCCCGGCCTCGCCTACGGACCTGCGCAGGTCACCGTCTCCGCCGTCCCCGAAGAGGCGATCAGGACGTACGGAGACGGCGGCCACGCCGACGACGTGGCCGCCCTTGCCGCCTACGACGCCGCGGCGGCCGTGGTCGCCGAAGGCTTCCGCGAGAAGGCCACCACCGTCGACGGCGCGACCGCGGGCGTGCTGATCGCGAGCGCGGGCCTGGCCACCGATCGGGGCCTGCGCGGGGCGGTCCGCAAGAACCTGCGCGCCGGCGAACCGCTGCTGACCGCCGTGGACCGGGCCGTCGAGCAGTTCGTGACCGTGTTCACCGGCATGGGCGGACTGATGGCCGAGCGGGTGACCGACCTGCGCGACATTCGCAGCCGGATCATCGCCCGTCTCGTCGGCGAGCCCGAACCGGGGGTCTCGATGCCGACGGCGCCGACGATCCTCGTGGCCGCCGATCTCGCTCCGGCCGACACCGCCGGACTCGATCCGGCCCTGGTGATCGCCTTGGTCACCGAGCGCGGCGGCCCGACGAGCCACACCGCGATCATCGCGCGCCAGCTCGGCATCCCGTGCGTCGTGGGAGCCGCCGGCGTCGTCGCCGCCTCAGCCGGACGCCAACTGCTGGTCGACGGAGCGACCGGCACGATCGAGGTCGATCCCGACCCGGCGGCCTCGTCCGCGAGAGTCGCTGCCGATGCTTCCTCCCGGGCCGCACTGGCCGAGTGGGAGGGTCCGTGCCGGACGGCCGACGGCCACGATGTGAAGCTGCTCGCCAACGTCGCGGACGCCGCGTCCTCCGCCGCCGCCGCGCGCGGTCCCGTCGAGGGGGTCGGCCTCTTCCGGACCGAGCTCAGCTTCCTCGATCGCGAGACCGAACCGAGCGTGGAGGAGCAGACACTCCTCTACGCCGAGGTCCTCGCTCCCTTCGCGCGCGACGGGCAGCACGTCGTCGTGCGCACGCTCGATGCCGGGTCCGACAAGCCGATCGCCTTCGCGACCCACGGCGACGAGGAGAACCCGGCGCTGGGAGTGCGCGGGCTCCGCCTGTCGTTCACCGACCAGGGACTCCTCGATCGCCAACTCGACGCCGTCGCCGCCGCAGCCGAGCGGACCGGTACTCGGACGTGGGTGATGGCTCCGATGGTGGCCACCGTCGATGAGGCACGCGGTTTCGCCGCGGCCGTCCGGTCCCGTGGTCTCGAGGTCGGCGTGATGGTCGAAGTCCCCAGCGCCGCCCTGCTGGCTGACCGGATGCTCGCCGAGGTCGACTTCCTCTCGATCGGCACCAACGACCTGACCCAGTACACGATGGCTGCGGACCGGATGTGCAGCGACCTCGCCCACCTGACCGACCCGTGGCAGCCAGCGGTCCTCCAGCTCGTCGCCCTCACCGCGCAGGCCGGGCAGCGCGCGGGGAAGCCCGTCGGCGTGTGCGGGGAAGCCGCGGCCGATCCCCTCCTGGCCTGTGTCCTGGTGGGTCTCGGGATCACGTCGCTGTCAATGGCGGCCGCTGCCGTCCGCCCCGTCGGGGCACAGCTCGCCACGGTCACCCTCGACCAGTGTCGAAAAATGGCGGACGCGGCGCTCGCGGCTGCGGATCCTTCCGCAGCACGCGAGGCCGCGCGCCTCGTCGATACCTCGGGAGCCTAG
- a CDS encoding DeoR/GlpR family DNA-binding transcription regulator, translating to MYAEERQQAVVQQVVAQGRMSVAEIAALFAVTTETVRRDLTALEALGLVRRVHGGAVPASALTTLEPALGERDAANVEAKGRIARAALELLPPAGASILLDAGSTTARLADAIPATHRLVVFTHSVSIAARLAGNDRIELHLLPGRVRPHTHAAVGATTVAAVGVLRVDMAFMGANGVSVGHGFSTPDSEEAATKRAFVLAADRVVGLVDATKVGVDSSVRFAALDEVDVLVTDASIQRDDRAAIAGADIEVVVA from the coding sequence ATGTACGCCGAGGAACGCCAGCAGGCCGTCGTCCAGCAGGTCGTCGCTCAGGGCCGGATGTCGGTGGCGGAGATCGCCGCCCTCTTTGCCGTGACGACCGAGACGGTGCGGCGTGACCTCACCGCTCTCGAAGCGCTCGGCCTGGTTCGGCGTGTGCACGGTGGTGCTGTCCCGGCGTCGGCACTCACCACCCTCGAGCCAGCGCTGGGTGAGCGGGACGCGGCGAACGTCGAGGCCAAGGGCCGGATTGCCCGCGCTGCGCTCGAGCTGTTGCCCCCCGCCGGCGCGTCGATCCTCCTCGACGCAGGGAGTACGACGGCGCGACTGGCCGACGCGATTCCGGCGACGCACCGCCTGGTCGTCTTCACGCACAGCGTTTCGATCGCCGCACGGCTGGCCGGCAACGACCGGATCGAGCTGCACCTCCTGCCCGGCCGCGTGCGTCCCCACACCCACGCCGCAGTCGGCGCCACCACCGTCGCGGCCGTCGGCGTACTTCGTGTCGACATGGCCTTCATGGGCGCCAACGGGGTCAGCGTCGGTCACGGGTTCTCGACGCCGGACAGCGAGGAGGCGGCGACCAAGCGTGCGTTCGTCCTGGCAGCCGATCGGGTGGTAGGCCTCGTTGACGCCACCAAGGTGGGCGTCGACAGCTCGGTGCGGTTCGCTGCGCTCGACGAGGTCGACGTCCTGGTCACGGACGCATCGATCCAGCGCGACGACCGCGCGGCGATCGCCGGGGCCGACATCGAGGTCGTGGTCGCGTGA
- a CDS encoding 1-phosphofructokinase family hexose kinase, which produces MIVTVTPNPSIDRTAELPGPLVRGGVHRVAGIVDQPGGKGVNISRACVAASVPTCAVLPADADGSFVRELEAFGVPCSPVPPAGAMRVNLTLTEPDGTTTKLNTAGAPVSASDLASLADRVMDLPAVWVVLAGSLPPGAPTDWYSVLAAQLRAAGRLVAVDTSDAALEALVAGLTSAGAPSLLKPNAEELAAVAGIDPELLENDPVRVALAARGLVRRGVGAVLATLGGAGAVLVDGTGAWYAEAPATRVVSTVGAGDSSLFGYLRAELRGMSAPERLAEAVAYGSAAAGLPGTTVPTPADLRIDAVRIQELDLPSSTTSIEGAPSWQS; this is translated from the coding sequence GTGATCGTCACCGTCACCCCCAACCCCAGCATCGACCGGACGGCGGAGCTCCCGGGTCCGCTCGTGCGGGGCGGGGTCCACCGCGTCGCCGGGATCGTCGACCAGCCGGGTGGGAAGGGCGTCAACATCTCCCGGGCCTGTGTCGCTGCCTCTGTGCCGACCTGCGCGGTGCTGCCCGCGGACGCCGACGGTTCCTTCGTGCGGGAGCTGGAGGCGTTCGGCGTCCCGTGCAGTCCTGTCCCACCGGCGGGAGCGATGCGGGTGAACCTGACTCTCACCGAGCCCGACGGCACCACCACCAAGCTCAACACCGCCGGCGCACCTGTGTCGGCGAGCGACCTCGCGTCCCTCGCCGACCGGGTCATGGACCTGCCCGCGGTCTGGGTCGTGCTGGCCGGCTCATTGCCGCCGGGGGCGCCGACGGACTGGTACTCCGTCCTGGCCGCCCAGCTGCGTGCTGCGGGGCGCCTGGTCGCCGTGGACACCAGTGATGCGGCGCTGGAGGCGCTGGTGGCAGGCCTGACCTCCGCCGGAGCGCCGAGCCTGCTCAAGCCGAACGCGGAGGAGCTGGCTGCCGTGGCCGGGATCGACCCGGAGCTGCTGGAGAACGACCCCGTCCGGGTCGCGCTGGCGGCCCGTGGCCTGGTCCGTCGCGGTGTCGGTGCCGTCCTGGCGACACTGGGCGGTGCCGGTGCCGTCCTGGTCGACGGCACGGGTGCCTGGTACGCCGAGGCTCCAGCGACCCGTGTCGTGAGCACCGTGGGAGCAGGGGACAGCAGTCTCTTCGGCTACCTGCGCGCTGAACTGCGTGGCATGTCGGCGCCCGAGCGCCTGGCCGAGGCCGTTGCCTACGGCAGCGCGGCGGCGGGTCTGCCCGGAACCACCGTGCCCACGCCTGCAGACCTCCGGATCGATGCGGTCCGGATCCAAGAGCTCGACCTGCCGTCGAGCACCACCTCCATCGAAGGAGCGCCGTCATGGCAGAGTTGA
- a CDS encoding fructose-specific PTS transporter subunit EIIC, which produces MAELMTVGLVSLDNDLGSDKDAVIAALAAVVATEGRSTDVDLLRADLRAREAKSATGMKDGIAIPHCRSASVTEPTLAFARLTPGVDFGAKDGPADLVFLIAAPDGGGNAHLQILAKLARSLVKSEFTDSLRAAATPEDVVAIVRAVVAPPADTGAQASASPVVEHVSAAKRRLVAVTACPTGIAHTYMAAEALEGAAARAGVDIAVETQGSAGAKPLSQATIDAAEAVIFSVDVGVRDRGRFAGKPLVSTSVKRPIDDGDAVIADALRAATDPDAARVEGAAGGGTTDAYASTTGESWGGRTRRVLMTGVSYMIPFVAAGGLLIALGFLLGGYDSANVAGDILVNHTLLDPPSPASYGLDHVAFDSGVLLYLGVLLFVIGKAAFALFVPAFAGYIAYAIADRPGLAPGFIMGALATNLVGFASADDVPVGAAQTGFIGAIVGGVLAGVVALWVSRWKVPTWARGLMPVLVVPLVTSIVAGLVMLLLLGRPITWLMERLNDGLNSMDGSNAIVLGAVLGMMMAFDMGGPLNKVAYSFAVLGIGGASLATGAPELKIMAAVMLGGMVPPIALALATFVRPGLFTPAERENGKAAWLLGASFITEGAIPFAAADPLRVIPAIVLGSGVTGGLAQAFDVGLRAPHGGIFVLFAVDGVAGFMIALVAGVLVSATAVIALKSVGRPVAQPESELAHV; this is translated from the coding sequence ATGGCAGAGTTGATGACCGTCGGGCTGGTCAGCCTCGACAACGATCTCGGGAGCGACAAGGACGCCGTGATCGCGGCGCTCGCCGCGGTCGTCGCAACGGAGGGCCGCTCGACCGATGTCGACCTGCTGCGCGCCGATCTCCGCGCCCGCGAGGCGAAGTCTGCGACCGGCATGAAGGACGGTATCGCCATCCCGCACTGTCGCTCGGCTTCAGTCACCGAGCCGACGCTGGCCTTCGCCCGGCTGACTCCCGGCGTCGACTTCGGCGCCAAGGACGGCCCAGCCGACCTGGTGTTCCTCATCGCGGCGCCGGATGGCGGCGGCAACGCGCACCTCCAGATCCTCGCGAAGCTCGCGCGGTCACTCGTGAAGTCCGAGTTCACCGACTCGCTCCGCGCCGCTGCGACACCCGAGGACGTTGTCGCCATCGTCCGGGCCGTGGTTGCTCCGCCCGCCGACACCGGCGCGCAGGCGAGTGCCTCGCCGGTCGTGGAGCACGTCTCGGCCGCGAAGCGCCGTCTCGTCGCCGTCACCGCGTGCCCGACGGGCATCGCGCACACCTACATGGCGGCCGAAGCACTCGAGGGTGCGGCCGCCCGGGCCGGCGTCGACATCGCCGTCGAGACCCAGGGGTCGGCGGGGGCGAAGCCGTTGTCGCAGGCCACCATCGACGCTGCCGAAGCCGTGATCTTCTCGGTCGACGTCGGCGTCCGGGACCGCGGCCGCTTCGCCGGCAAGCCCCTGGTCTCCACCAGCGTGAAGCGCCCGATCGACGACGGCGACGCGGTCATTGCCGACGCGCTACGGGCTGCCACCGATCCTGATGCAGCCCGGGTCGAAGGCGCTGCAGGCGGCGGTACGACGGACGCCTACGCGTCGACGACGGGCGAGTCGTGGGGCGGGCGGACCCGGCGTGTGCTGATGACCGGCGTGTCCTACATGATCCCGTTCGTGGCTGCCGGTGGCCTGCTCATCGCACTCGGTTTCCTCCTCGGCGGCTACGACAGCGCCAACGTCGCGGGGGACATCCTGGTCAACCACACTCTTCTCGACCCGCCGTCCCCGGCGTCGTACGGCCTTGACCACGTCGCCTTCGACTCGGGTGTCCTGCTCTACCTCGGCGTCCTGCTCTTCGTGATCGGCAAGGCCGCGTTCGCACTGTTCGTGCCGGCCTTCGCGGGTTACATCGCCTACGCGATCGCGGACCGTCCCGGGCTCGCTCCGGGCTTCATCATGGGCGCCCTGGCGACCAACCTGGTCGGGTTCGCCAGCGCGGACGATGTGCCCGTCGGGGCCGCGCAGACCGGATTCATCGGCGCGATCGTCGGTGGCGTACTCGCCGGTGTCGTGGCGCTGTGGGTCTCGCGATGGAAGGTGCCGACCTGGGCCCGCGGCCTGATGCCGGTGCTCGTGGTGCCGCTGGTGACGAGCATCGTCGCCGGCCTGGTCATGCTCCTCTTGCTCGGTCGGCCCATCACCTGGCTGATGGAGCGGCTCAATGACGGACTCAACAGCATGGACGGCTCCAACGCCATCGTCCTCGGGGCGGTGCTCGGCATGATGATGGCCTTCGACATGGGTGGGCCGCTCAACAAGGTCGCCTACAGCTTCGCCGTGCTGGGCATCGGCGGTGCCAGCCTCGCGACCGGCGCCCCCGAGCTGAAGATCATGGCCGCCGTGATGCTGGGCGGCATGGTCCCGCCGATCGCCCTGGCCCTCGCGACCTTCGTGCGCCCCGGTCTGTTCACCCCCGCCGAGCGCGAGAACGGCAAGGCGGCCTGGTTGCTCGGGGCGTCGTTCATCACCGAAGGGGCGATCCCGTTCGCGGCGGCGGACCCGCTGCGCGTCATTCCGGCCATCGTGCTGGGGAGCGGCGTGACCGGCGGCCTTGCCCAGGCTTTCGACGTGGGCCTGCGTGCGCCCCACGGCGGCATCTTCGTGCTGTTTGCTGTCGACGGCGTGGCGGGGTTCATGATCGCCCTGGTCGCCGGTGTCCTGGTCTCTGCGACCGCCGTCATCGCGCTCAAGTCGGTCGGTCGCCCGGTCGCGCAGCCCGAGTCCGAACTCGCTCACGTCTGA
- a CDS encoding HPr family phosphocarrier protein, producing MHTITVTVGSAVGLHARPAGIIAEAAEELGSEVLIGLPGDEAVDASSALLIMTLGAGHGDRVEVSGEVESDVAAVAALVEQDLDAE from the coding sequence ATGCACACCATCACCGTGACCGTCGGTTCCGCCGTCGGCCTGCACGCCCGCCCGGCCGGCATCATCGCCGAGGCCGCCGAAGAACTCGGGTCCGAGGTGTTGATCGGGCTCCCGGGCGACGAGGCCGTCGACGCCAGCTCCGCCCTGCTGATCATGACGCTCGGCGCCGGCCACGGCGACCGCGTGGAGGTGTCGGGCGAGGTCGAGTCCGACGTTGCGGCGGTCGCCGCTCTTGTCGAGCAGGATCTCGACGCTGAGTGA